ctaagAGACGAGTTTGGGTAGGACCGTGCGAAGAGGTATGGCGTCCCCAGAATCTCCCATCATGTTGCTCCTCAGTTTGTTGTTGGCAGCTGTGGTGCCTAAGATTGGCCCCCCTTTGACCAGGATAGAGGGGAAGGAGGTGCTGTGGTGCTCGGGGAGCCGTTTCACCGTGGCCCCTGGGCTCTTATCGGTCCCAGGTAGGGGCTTGGGTAGGCGCCGATACAGCCAAGGGTGTCTGAGGGCCTGGCTAGGGGTGATGCGAGACGAGGGGTCCCAGTCCAAACACTTCTTTAGAAAGTCAGTAAAGGTGGGGTCCTCGCAGCCCTTGAGCGCAGCACTCCACTCCTTGCTACCTGGAGGACCTCTCATCTTTCCACGGCGAGAGCGAGACCCCGTTAGCACAGTGGCCCCAGTGGGCAAGGTGTTGGCTCCGCAGTAACGAGGGTGGCCCTTGGAGTTGATGAAGTTCTTTGCCCGTTTGGACTGCTCCAGGATCTTCTGCGGAGGCATGCCCAGCAGCTCCATGACACAGGCCAGCTGGTCGCCCTCGTCCTCGCCGGGGAACAGGGGGTAGCCGGTAAGCAGCTCGGCCAGTATGCAGCCGAAGCTCCACATATCAATAGGAAGGCCGTAACGTGAACCGAGGATCACCTCTGGAGCTCGATAGAAACGAGACTGGATGTAGGTGTACACCCGCTGGTGGTCAAAACAGCTGGAGCCAAAGTCAATCACCTGgcagagacagaaaaggaaagaatTGTATGAGTGAACATCAAGTGTACAAACCTGTTATAGGGCTTTCACATGTATGGATGTGCCAGGTGTCCTACCTTGATGCCACTGCGTCCCTGCTGTTTGAGCAGGATGTTCTCTGGCTTGAGGTCACAGTGGATGATTCTGTGCCTGCTCAGGGCCTCCAGGCACTGCAGGATGGAGTGTGCAAACTTTCTGACCAGCGGCAGGCTGAAGCCCTGGAACTTGTTGCGCTTGATCAGTTCATACAAGTTCATGCTCAACAGCTCAAAGGTCATGCAGATATGGTTGCGGAAGGTGAAGTTTTCAAGCATGTGCACAACGTTCATGGTGCCGTTACGATCCTGCTTGCGCAGATGCTCCAGGATGCGGATCTCCTCCTGCGCCTGCCGGTGGAAACGCTTCTCATTGCGCACCATTTTCAGAGCCAGGtgctgctgcagtttgtggtcGTATACCTTAGCCACTTGGCCAAAGCTACCTTTCCCAATAATCTGAAGAGGGAAATAAAAACTGGGTTAGCTAaaaattttacattatatttgttttacagaCACAACTGTAATTGTGTTTCTAAAACACTTCACAATATGCGTGTCTGACCTTGAGGAACTCGTAGCGGTAAGCCAGATGGTCATGGGGGACATTAATGTATCCTCCCTGCTCATCATCGTAGCCACAGTTGTTGTTGCCTCCAGCTATAGCAAGTCTCTTCTTGGCGTTGGGTCCCACGAAGTAGATGTCTGGGTAGGAGTGGATCTCGGTCTGCTCCAGGGTGGTCAGTTGAGATCGGTACAGTCTCATAGCCTGGGTAGGAGTGAGAGGGCCACACAGCTTCCCACTATTCCCTCCACTCCCAACTCCACCCTGTGGGCCAGAGGAGTCACTGGAGCCCTTGCTGGATTCACTGCTGTGGCAAACAAGCGCAAGAGAAGCATGGTGATGAACAACTGAAGTGGTGTTCCTCTCACTTGTAAATTTGTGAAAATGTCCGGCCACgtgatgttttttaaagttCTCTTGGCgtcttcgtgtgtgtgtgtgtgtctttctcacCTGTCTACACTGTGCTCCTTGGACAAGCTAGAGACCGGGGCAGGTTTACTGGGCGTCTGACCAGTGGTCCCACTGTTCTGGGTGGTTGCTGTGGTTATCGCATTGATCTTTCGGTTGTTGGTGGAGTCTTCATACAGGTACTTGACCTTTAGCTGGCCACCTCGCACAGTTACCTGATCCCTCATTACAGCCTTGTTACTGACAACCTATtaagaggaggggggggggggggggggggagcgaGAGCGAGACCATGGACAAAAAGAAAGCCATTAGAAAATCCATTTGGTAAACACTCCACTGGAGCGTATTCAGTCGATGAACAGGGTGCAGAAGACGTGGTTTAGTGTGTTGTATGAATGAATAGAGTGAAGAGAGGACCTCTATGATTTTGGAGAGTGTAGTATCTACGGATTGGTGACACAATAAGTGCTACTTGTAGCTTTCAACACCTTAACCTAGAGGCAACTGACAGTCATGCACAAAATACTTCTTTGTATTGCTGGACtcattttttattactttaatttgTATTGCATTTTTGGCTCTGGACAGAACATCATAAgcctccacacacaaacacacacacaccattgaacaaactcaacaaaaacagctgtttgaggCAGTTCAGACATTTATGCAGTCTTAATGTCAGTTATTCGATAGCAGTTAACAGTTCAGTTACTTGTTGGCATCATGTAAATAATCCATTTTTCCAAGTTCTTGTCGGAGATATCGCCTTTAGTTTTTAGTTGGTATGTCAGCTTTTCCACTGTATGGATATCCGGACATTCTCAAATCCATACCAGTATCTCGTTATAGCTTTTATCCATGGCTATAAGCAGAATTTTTGCAAGCAAAGAGGGACGACAGAAAAGCTGAAAAACAGATAATGGCATACATATGTACATATCACCACCTCATATTAACATGGAGAGAGTGCAGAGAGAGCGATTCCCTGTGAACTCATGATTCATGCCACAAACATAAGTGGAATGTGCATCTAGTTAGCAATCTAGCTCGGCTTTTGTATGATGCAGCACATAAACGGCGAATTTCAGTCACAGGGCAGCAGATATGCAGCAACCAAGTAGGTGAACTAGCAAAACTGGATCGAGATCCAGTCTGGTAGGAAATGTAGAAACAGCCCTACACCCAACTGCAACCCACATCCCTACTACCAGCCTACTTGTTTCTTTGCTAGCTGTTAGCAATTAGGTGAAAGGTAGAAGCCATCTTtggcaaaacaaataatattttaatttgtatagCCCAGCTTTTAACTTCTTGaaaagattttaatattttgattgGGGTTCAATATGACTGCTAACTGGCTGGCCTCAGCTCATGGCGATTAGCATAAATAACAACAGAGATTGCATCGGTGTCTGGACTAAACAATAGCTCTCCATTTTGTAATCCATTTAGAAAGTCTGTGCCCACAAACAACCTGAAAGGTTAGATGAGTTTCAGGAACGCTTTAGTCCTGCTCTCAGCCTGCCAGTAGACTCAAGACTCGTTTCGGCAACCCCAGGAATTCATTCCTCCTCATTCcccgtctctccctctcttctctctctcttaccaGCGGAAAGAACCTTCCACAAGATTATGGAGCACAAGGGAAATGACAGTCATTATAGTTACATTATACTCTTAAACTATAGAAGCAGTGTGGCTGTTAATAAGACACGCTGACATAAACTCAGCGTGGCCTTCCTATATGGAGACACACGGGAGAGGCGTATTTACTGGGTCTGTCTagctgtctctctttcacatGAACACTCCTTATTTTAATAGCAGTGTGGTTTCACCCATCTGAGTGGGGAGTGGGGTGATTAGACTGCTATGCTGCCCTGTGGAACTTCTGGTCTATGGTTGAAACTGCATCAGCTGATAAAGACAACACAACAAGGAAATGCACATTAAAAAGAAGGCGTTGGCATGTGACGCTGAAAGTGGATGCAGCTCGGAGTGCGTTTATGTTGTAAGTTTGAGTCCTAAAATAAAGGAGGAATACATGTAACCATGTAGTCTTAACTTATTAAAAACGGCCCTACTGCTGACCCACGGTCCCATGCAGCTGTTGTCCCAAAGCGGTTCTACAAACACAGTGAATGTCACTTATCGAGCCTattcaaccacacacacaaaaatcaaagCTTTCTACATGTAGAGCACCAACTGTGATGGACTATTGGTTGACCTTGCAGGGGGGgcaattagaaaaaaaaaaaacatatgtaaACTTTCAAAAAGTGACCAATGGTGGAAATGAAAACCAGAACATGCAATTCTTCTTTACCAGCAGGTAATACTGAAGGTGGGGAGTCCTCTGTGTGTAAATCTGCATGCTTCAGCAGATGGAGAAGAGCTAATCTCTTTGCTGTCAGAGACACTTGTGTGCTTTTCTCCTTCACTCAGAGTTGCACAACTCAACACATACAGacctttgacacacacacacacaccaaaatcaATGTGCGCTGAGCAGAGCGGTCCGCTCTCTCACTCATTAATGTTGTATTACGACCCGGAACTAAGTGTTACTGCaaaattcagtttatttgtttGACCTTTCCTTTAATAAAGAACTAGTATGACATCAGTTTATTACTTTAATAGTGCATGAGACAACTCTgagtacagtacaacacactgAATTGGGGCAAGCTACTGTCAGTCACATTCAACAGAGGATTTTACCTCTGTGAGAGTGACAGAAAATACAAAGGAAAAGGGACAGGGCAGGAATAGAAAATGAGGCCTGACCTCAGTGTTAGCCCACTGATGGCGGATTACACGAGgccgaggaggaagagggggaatGTTGATTGGTGATTTTGTTTGTGGGTCACATTTTCAAGTCCAATAAATCTTTACAATATATGAAACCAGccttttttccctccttctGCTGGTGTGGGGGTCTGTGGAGTGTcgtctgtgtttgtgcattttctgCCAAAGGGGCTTTTCAGAGAGGCAAACATAGGGGACAGATACCCCTTTAGGTCCTGCAACTTTTCTTTTCCCttgtaaaacatgttaaaacagATGCATCACAACTTGTTACCAGATCTAAGAGTGAAGAAACCAAAAAATAAGCAGCAACTATATTTACTGAAAAGCAACTTATACTGATATATGGGTCAATCTACTGAACCCTATGAACGGCATCTTATCACTGGGAGTTACTGGTTTCCCCATAAATACACATGACTACACACAGATCAAACGTGTTTTGGTTCTTCTGTCAAGTCTTTTTTGTCCGAGCAGATGAGGACAGTCAAAAAAAACGGAGACCATACAGTATGTCAATATACTGTACAATGGTAATTTTGCATCCTGTGAAATGCGCTGTTTTGCACATTCAAACTACAAAAGTTCATACGGCTAATAATTGCTGTTGGATCTCTCTATTTACTttggacagagacacaaaatggcTACTTCACATCAGCTAATCATGAGAACTGCCCGCTGCAACACACTCATGTCCCCTCAGGCAGTCAATCAATATTACTCACATGATCACATGCTATTCTCATTGAAGGGAAGAAAAACTGAATTACACAGGTTGGACATAAGAGGTAAGACGAGAGATAACCCCTCCTGCCCGCCAAACAAGACTGAGAAAAGGAGCGAACGAGAACAGGGCTGAGTGGGGAATATCTCTCTGAGGAACAGGATGTCTGGAGACAGAGCGTGCTTCAGCACAGGAAACACGGCTTTACTGGCTTtgtgcatgtgagtgtttgtgtgtgtacttacTGTGTGTTTAGGCATAGGGGGCAACCCGGACGGACTGTTTGTATCAGCGTCGTCTTTAAGGATATGGTCTGTCCTCATGTATGAGTCATACAGACCATCGCCATGCCGTGCTGAAGGAACAAAGATGAACACATGATCAGTGCCATAATGTAGAACCATCAAATCTGTGACACAGACAGTTGGGGATGAAGGCTGGCAATGACGTTCAGAGGAAACGCCTACAGGATACAATCTAATCTCCACAGAGGCAGACCATCCCTTGTTTGTTCAAACTAGGCAAAGTCTCATTGATTAGTTACAATTCTGATGTCTACCTTAAGACTAAAACAAATGGTTTGGCATGACCCAACAAACCCCTTGAGCTAACCTCAGGACAGCCCCACAGCACTGCTCTCTGTAGACCAGTGGGGATGCACATTGTCTGCCACAACATCCTAGCCCACATTAACGGTGAAAAGGCCATTATTAATAGATACAATGGATGTATCTGCTGTGTCCAATACATTGTACCCAAGGCCAGAGCTCCAACTTGACCAGCTTAGATAGGGCTTAGAGTCCCAGATCGCTAGCGCTGCAGGTGGTATTATTGGCCTAATATGGGTAACAGATGCCACTGTGACGACAGCATCTTTCCGTCTGCCCATCTGTCCATTCAGGCCGAGTCAtgtagcgcacacacacaccaggtgTGCTCAGAAATAGAGCTCATATGGAAGGATGCGGGGCACTTTGTCATTCAATAGTGTTGTGTGTGGGTGCTCACATCTGTGGCATCAAGCCAAACACCTCATGTGAGATGAGACAGAGTAGATGGATGAGAGATGCATTTGGGACTGGTAGGTGGAAGCCAGTTACTCAAATGACAAAACTCCATCAGCCGGCTGTTCGTCGTGTCGTTTAGCTTACCCACAAGTTGCTACTTTAATAGAAGAAAGCTCTTAGTATTTATCTCAGATAGCTTGAAATAAGGCAGAGTAGCCTGTTAGCATAAGCCATTTATATAGAGCTATTGTGTTGGGTTAGCTCATTAGCAAAAGGCCAAAACAGTGGAAGGTATGGTGTTCTCTCTCTGATTAGCCCTAGAAGTGTGTGGTAACCATGTGCAGGTGCGTCAGAGCCCATGTCCCTACAGACCAGCTCC
Above is a genomic segment from Micropterus dolomieu isolate WLL.071019.BEF.003 ecotype Adirondacks linkage group LG18, ASM2129224v1, whole genome shotgun sequence containing:
- the dyrk3 gene encoding dual specificity tyrosine-phosphorylation-regulated kinase 3 isoform X2, with amino-acid sequence MMIISRKPEGPIATARHGDGLYDSYMRTDHILKDDADTNSPSGLPPMPKHTVVSNKAVMRDQVTVRGGQLKVKYLYEDSTNNRKINAITTATTQNSGTTGQTPSKPAPVSSLSKEHSVDSESSKGSSDSSGPQGGVGSGGNSGKLCGPLTPTQAMRLYRSQLTTLEQTEIHSYPDIYFVGPNAKKRLAIAGGNNNCGYDDEQGGYINVPHDHLAYRYEFLKIIGKGSFGQVAKVYDHKLQQHLALKMVRNEKRFHRQAQEEIRILEHLRKQDRNGTMNVVHMLENFTFRNHICMTFELLSMNLYELIKRNKFQGFSLPLVRKFAHSILQCLEALSRHRIIHCDLKPENILLKQQGRSGIKVIDFGSSCFDHQRVYTYIQSRFYRAPEVILGSRYGLPIDMWSFGCILAELLTGYPLFPGEDEGDQLACVMELLGMPPQKILEQSKRAKNFINSKGHPRYCGANTLPTGATVLTGSRSRRGKMRGPPGSKEWSAALKGCEDPTFTDFLKKCLDWDPSSRITPSQALRHPWLYRRLPKPLPGTDKSPGATVKRLPEHHSTSFPSILVKGGPILGTTAANNKLRSNMMGDSGDAIPLRTVLPKLVS
- the dyrk3 gene encoding dual specificity tyrosine-phosphorylation-regulated kinase 3 isoform X1; the protein is MMIISRKPEGPIATARHGDGLYDSYMRTDHILKDDADTNSPSGLPPMPKHTVVSNKAVMRDQVTVRGGQLKVKYLYEDSTNNRKINAITTATTQNSGTTGQTPSKPAPVSSLSKEHSVDSSESSKGSSDSSGPQGGVGSGGNSGKLCGPLTPTQAMRLYRSQLTTLEQTEIHSYPDIYFVGPNAKKRLAIAGGNNNCGYDDEQGGYINVPHDHLAYRYEFLKIIGKGSFGQVAKVYDHKLQQHLALKMVRNEKRFHRQAQEEIRILEHLRKQDRNGTMNVVHMLENFTFRNHICMTFELLSMNLYELIKRNKFQGFSLPLVRKFAHSILQCLEALSRHRIIHCDLKPENILLKQQGRSGIKVIDFGSSCFDHQRVYTYIQSRFYRAPEVILGSRYGLPIDMWSFGCILAELLTGYPLFPGEDEGDQLACVMELLGMPPQKILEQSKRAKNFINSKGHPRYCGANTLPTGATVLTGSRSRRGKMRGPPGSKEWSAALKGCEDPTFTDFLKKCLDWDPSSRITPSQALRHPWLYRRLPKPLPGTDKSPGATVKRLPEHHSTSFPSILVKGGPILGTTAANNKLRSNMMGDSGDAIPLRTVLPKLVS
- the dyrk3 gene encoding dual specificity tyrosine-phosphorylation-regulated kinase 3 isoform X3, which encodes MRTDHILKDDADTNSPSGLPPMPKHTVVSNKAVMRDQVTVRGGQLKVKYLYEDSTNNRKINAITTATTQNSGTTGQTPSKPAPVSSLSKEHSVDSSESSKGSSDSSGPQGGVGSGGNSGKLCGPLTPTQAMRLYRSQLTTLEQTEIHSYPDIYFVGPNAKKRLAIAGGNNNCGYDDEQGGYINVPHDHLAYRYEFLKIIGKGSFGQVAKVYDHKLQQHLALKMVRNEKRFHRQAQEEIRILEHLRKQDRNGTMNVVHMLENFTFRNHICMTFELLSMNLYELIKRNKFQGFSLPLVRKFAHSILQCLEALSRHRIIHCDLKPENILLKQQGRSGIKVIDFGSSCFDHQRVYTYIQSRFYRAPEVILGSRYGLPIDMWSFGCILAELLTGYPLFPGEDEGDQLACVMELLGMPPQKILEQSKRAKNFINSKGHPRYCGANTLPTGATVLTGSRSRRGKMRGPPGSKEWSAALKGCEDPTFTDFLKKCLDWDPSSRITPSQALRHPWLYRRLPKPLPGTDKSPGATVKRLPEHHSTSFPSILVKGGPILGTTAANNKLRSNMMGDSGDAIPLRTVLPKLVS